AGGGCTGCAACCAATGCACTCCCCAATTCCGCTCGTGTCGAGCGAAGTCGAGACACCCCGAAGGCGCGCACGACTGATGGGCATCTCGACTGCGCTCGATGCGAACGGAAATTGAGGAAGGTGACGAGATTTCTCATTTCACATCTCCCTCGCCCGGGTGGCCGAGCTCGAAGTCGCTCACCGGCCGCCGTTTCGGGTCCATCGCGTCGAACATCAACGCGCCGTCGATCCATACCTTTTCGGGGCGCGTATAGGCGCTGAACGGATTGCCGTTCCACAGCACGACGTCGGCCATCTTGCCGGGTTTCAGGCTGCCCGTCTTTTCGCCGATCCCCAGCGCCTTCGCCGGGTTCCACGACAGCCAGGTCCACGCCTGTTCGTCGCTGATCTGCATCCCCATGCGGCGGCCGGCCTTCAGCGCCTTCGCCGCTTCCTGATTCAGCCGCTGGATCTGGTTGGCGTCATCCGAATGGACGATCGTGCAGGCGCCCGCCTTGTACACCAGCGGAATATTCTCGTTGACACTGTCATAGGCTTCCATCTTGAAGCCCCACCAGTCGGCCCACATTGCCGAGCAGATATTCTCTTTCGCAAGGATATCGGCGATCTTGTACGCCTCGACCGCGTGGTGGAAGGTCGATACCTTGTAACCGAATTCCTTCGACATATCGATGACCAGCGCCATCTCGTCGGCGCGGTAGCAATGATTGTGGACGAGGATTTCGCCCGCCAGCACGCCCGCGAGCGTTTCCATCGCGAGGTCGCGGTCGACGACCTTGCCGTCGTCCATCTTTTTCTTGTACGCCGCCGCCTTCTGCCACGTCGCGCGGTTGACGGCGAAATTGCCCATGCGGGTCGAGGGCATCCGTCCCTTGGCGCCATAGACACGCTTCGGATTTTCGCCGCATGCCATTTTGAGGCCATAGGGGGCGCCGGGGAATTTCATCCCCTGCACCGTGCGCGACGGCACATTCTTGAGCGTGATCGAGCGGCCGCCCATCAGATTGGCGCTGCCCGGCAAGATCTGGAGCGAGGTCACGCCGCCATTGGCCAGCGCGCGGCTGAAGCCCGGATCCTGCGGCCAGACGCTATGTTCGGACCAGACCTCGGGCGTCGTCGGCGAGGTTGCTTCATTGCCGTCCGAATGCGCATCGACGCTGGGCGAAGGATAGTCGCCGAGGTGGCTGTGGATGTCGATCACGCCCGGCGTTACATATTTGCCGGTCCCGTCGACGATATCGGCGCCCTCGGGGACCGGCGTGTCGGCGCCGCCGACCGCCTCGACCTTGCCGCCCGCGAGCAGCACGGTGCCATTGTCGATCCGCCCGCCCTCGCCGTCGAAGATGGTGACGCCGCGCACCGCCGTCGGGCGGCCCGGATAAGGCTTGTAGGTCGAGGGATAGGGGTCCTTGTCGAACTTGACCGGCTTCGCCGCCGGCGCGGTGGGCTCGTCGCCCGCCGACTTCGCATCGGACCCCGTCGCGGCACAACCGGCGAACGCCAGCGACACCGCGGCGAGCAGGCCGCCCTTCACGCCCCGGATCATCGCTTACGCCCCCTTCGGTTCGGGATGGGTGCCGGCGGCCTGCGGTTCGCCCAGTTCTTCGCGGCCGGGAATCTCCCGGTCGCGCAGCGTTTCGAGATGCATCCACTTCTTGACGATCGGCGACAGCGCAAGCACGACGACGCTAACGCCGATCGTTATCAGCCCGATTTCCCAATAGATGCCGAGCGTCGCTTCCTTGGTCATGTTGCCGCTTTCGCCGCCCGTCGCCTCGCCGATCTTGCCGGCGACGAAATTGCCGACGGCTGTCATGTAGAACCAGGCCCCCATGATCAGCGACGCAAGGAAGCTCGGCGCCAGCCGGTTCATCGCGCTGAGCCCGACCGGCGACAGGCAAAGCTCGCCCGTCGTATGGAGCAGATAGAGCATGAAGACGAAGAAGACCGGCGTCGCGACCGCGGGCCCGACGCTGTTCGCGCCCCAGACGAAGACGAGGAAGCCAAGGCCGACCTGCGCGAGCGCCAGCGCGAACTTCGCGGGCGCCGACGGTTCGAGCCCGCGCTTGCCGAGCCATTGCCACAGCGCCGCAAAGACCGGCGCGAAGAGGATGATGTAGATGGGGTTGATCGACTGGAACACCGACGCGGGGACGCCGCCCTTGTCGACAAAACGGTCGGTATAGAGGTTGAAGCTGCCGCCGGCCTGTTCGAACAGACCCCAGAACAGCGGGTTCAATGCGATCAGGAACAGGATTGCGAACATACGCTCGCGCGGTTCCTTGTCGAGCTTGAAACTTTCGTAGAGGACATAGCCGAGCAGCGCGAGGCCCGAGACGATCAGGATATTCTGGATGACGTCCTGATACTGGACCAGCGCCCACATCACCGCGACCGCGGCGATGCCGATGCCATAGATGGAGATTTCCTTGTTGCGCGCCAGCGGCGCCGGTGCCTCGCCCGCGCCGAGCAGGACGTTCTTTCCGAGGACGAAGACGATCAGGCCGGCGACCATGCCGATGCCGGCGAGGCCGAAGCCGTACGACCAGCCGATCTTCTGGCCGAGATAGCCGACGAGGATCGTGCCGAGCGCGGCGCCGACGTTAATCCCCATATAGAAGATGGTATAGGCAGCGTCGCGGCGGGCATCGGTCAGGCGATAGAGCTGACCGACCATCACCGAGATGTTCGCTTTCAGGAAGCCCGAACCGACGATGATCAGCGCCAGCGCCAGCCAGAAGACGTTGATCGCGCCTTCGGACTGCTTGACCGCGGCATCGGTGATCCCGTGATCGCCCTCGACCGCCATGAACAAATGGCCGAGCGCGAGCAGGACGCCGCCGAACAACACCGCCTTGCGCTGTCCCAGATAGCGGTCGGCCAGATAGCCGCCGAGCACCGGGGTGATATACACAAGGCTGGTATAGGCCCCATAGATCAGGTTCGATTTGCCGTCCGAAAACAGCCAGTGCTGCGTCAGGTAGAAGATCAGCAGCGCGCGCATGCCGTAGTAGGAGAAACGCTCCCACATCTCGGCGAAGAACAACATGTACAGGCCCTTGGGGTGGCCGGCGAATTCGGGTTTCTTGCTGCCTGCAATCAGTGCCCCGATGGTCAGGAACACCCCCAGCACGACCAGCGCGATCACCGCGATCCAGTCGCCTTCGTCCCAAAGGCCCATGTCTTTCATGTAAATGTGTCCCTTTTCCCGGATATTTTGACCGCGGCTTCCCGCCGCGCGAATGGGGCAACCTAGCGCGAAAATTTCTCATGGGAAGAATCTAATTGCGCGTGAAACCGGTTCATCCGGGCCAAAAACTGTTGCGAACGATTCGCAACACTTGCGTTTGGCGCCCGAAAACGCCACATGCGCTGCCATGTTCAACGACACCTCCTCGCTGCTCGCCCACCTCGCCACCCGCCGCTCGGGAAAGGCGCGCGACATGGTCGCGCCGGGCCCCGATGCCGCCACGCTGAAGGACATTATCGCGCTCGCGCTGCGCACCCCCGACCATGGCAAGCTCGCCCCCTGGCGCGTCGTCACCGTCGCCGACGACCAGCGCGGCGCCTTCGCGACCTTGCTCAAAAATGCCTGGGTCGCCGAGAATCCCGGCGCGGCGGGAATGGACCTGTCGGCGCTCGACCAGTTCGCGCATCAGGCCCCGACGCTGCTCGTCCTTCTTTCCACCCCCGCGCAGGGCGTGAAAATTCCGCTGTGGGAACAACAGATGTCGGCCGGCGCGGTCGGCATGAACCTGCTCCACGCCGCGCACGCACATGGTTTCGTCGGAAGCTGGCTGACCGGCTGGGCCGCGTATAGCCCTCAGGTGGCGCAGGCTTTCGGCGCGCGCGCGGGCGATACGATCGTCGGCTATTTCTTCCTCGGCACCGCCGGCGGCGCGCTGTCGGAACGGCCACGGCCCGAATATGACGACGTCGTGAGCGCTTGGGACATTTAATTTCAGAAGTGCGCCCTAGTTTGTAAGGAAGCACGTTTGACTGTGCTGCTGTCTTATGGCATTAAGGCGGCATGCTCGATCAGTCCAAACCCGTGTACCAGCGCCTGCGCGATGTCATCGCCAACGCCATCCTCGACGGCAGCTTCCGCGACGGCGACATGTTGCCGTCGGTACGCTCGCTCGCGGCCGAGCAGGGCGCGAACCCGCTGACCGTCGCCAAGGCGTATCAGACCTTTCAGGACGAAGGGCTGGTAACGGTAAAGCGCGGCGTCGGAATGTTCGTCGCGCAAGGTGCGACCGAGCGGCTGCGGACGCTGATGCGCGAAGACTTTCTCGCCAATGTCTGGCCCCCGGTCGCGGAGCAGATGCGGCGCATCGGGCTGGACGCGCGGACGCTTCTCGACCTGACCGAGGCCTGAGACGGACGAAACCCGGCTCGGTCGTGGCGGCCTTATCGGCTTGACGGGCTTTGGGGTGGGGAGCTGCCCTTCAAATCTCGTCATGCTGAACTCGTTTCAGCATCCATGGCCCGAACTCGAATTTGGCGCAGCGCCGAAGTAAACGACAGACCATGGATCCTGAACCAAGTTCAGGATGACGATGAAAGAGACGGCAGCTTCCAGCTGTTAGCCGTCATCCGAACCCTGAAACCTGACTTCCCCCTTACCGCCCGATCTGCCGCGCCTTGTCGCGCAAATCGGCGGCGCCCTGCGCATCGCCCGCCTCGGCGAGCCGGTCGGCATAGAGCCGCATGATCTCTGTATTCAGCGGCTGCAGCCGATAGGCGCGCGCGATCAGCCTCGTCGCCTGCGCGCCGTCTCCCTTTGCACTCCAGGCCTTCGACAATTCGCGCAGCACGACGACGTCGCGGTTGCCGATGCGGCGCCGGACGCGCTCGAAATGCGCGATCGCCTGATCCCAATGTTCGAGGTCCATCGCGAGATGCCCCGCCAGCCGGTCGGCGGCGATGCTCGACGGCTGGCTGTCGCGCAACGCGAGGATCGCGGCGCCCGAACCGGCGGCATCGCCGGCGCGGAACAGCGCGTGCGCCAACCGCAGCGTCGTCCGCTCACCGGCATCGAGATCGCGCGCCGCGCGATAGGATTGGACCGCAAGCGCGAACTGCCCGCCCGCCATCGCAGCATCGCCGAGCAGGATATGCGCGTCGGCAACCCCGCGGTTGGCATCGCGCAGCCGTGTCGCCCGCTCGATCGCGCGCCCCGCCTGCCCCGCCATGATGTCGGCGCCGATCGCCGGGATCGCCCGCGCCGGATTGAGCGGCTCGGCGTCGGCGGCCATCGACAGGAACCCATAGTCGTTATCGACCGCGAACGGCGCCGCATCGCCGCGCGACAGCGACGCCGCGCGCGCGAGATAGTCGGCCGACTCGCCGCGCCGGCCTAGTTCTGCCGCCACGCGTCCGGCGAGCAGCAGCGACCAGCTATCGGCATCGCCGCGGTCGACGATCGGGATCAGCGCTTCGGCCGCGCCGTCGGCATCGCCGCCCGCCCAGTCCGACAGCGCGAGGATCCGCCGCGCGGTCATATTGTCGGGCTGTTCGGACAGCAGCCGGTCGGCCCAAGTCGCCGCGACGGCTTCGCCGCCCAGCTCCAGTTCGACGATCGCGCTCAGCAGCATGAAACCGGGAACTTCGTCCATCTGCCCGCGCGTGCGCTGCAGCAGGCTGCGCGCCAGCCGGTAATTGCCGCCGCGCGCCGCAAGCACGGCTTGCAGATAATAGATGCGCGGATTGCCGGGCGTGAGCGTCGCGGCATGGCGGAGTGCGCCGAGCATGTCGTGGTAGCGGCCGAGGTCGCCGAGCGTCGCCGCCTGGTCGATCAGCGCACCGGCGTTGTCGGGATCGGCGGCAAGCGCCGCGTCATACCATATGAGCGAGGCGGTCAGCCCTTCTTCGGTGCGGATGAGGTTCGCCTTGTAGGCGAGCGCCGCGCCGTTCGCCTTGTCGAGCTCGATGGCATAGTCGATCGCGTCGCGAGCGCCCAATGTGTCGGCATTGGCATCGCGAAAGCGCGCGACATCGACCCACAGCGCCGACGAACGCGGCAGTTCGCGCACCGCGCGGTCATAGGCGTCGCGCGCCGCACCGAGATCGCCGTCGTCGAGATGGACATTGCCCGCGACCCACGCCGCCTCGCCCATCGCTTCCGGCGCGATCGGTCCGGCGTCGAGCGTCTGGAGCGCCCGCATTCCGTCGCCCTGCATGGCAAAGGCGCGCGCCAGCAGCGGGCGGAGCGTCGCCTCGTTGCCGCCGGCGTCGATTGCCGCTTTCACCGCCGCTCCGGCCGCCACCCCGTCGCCCAGCCGGAACGCGATGCGTGCCAGTTCGACGCGTTC
The Sphingopyxis macrogoltabida genome window above contains:
- a CDS encoding amidohydrolase — its product is MIRGVKGGLLAAVSLAFAGCAATGSDAKSAGDEPTAPAAKPVKFDKDPYPSTYKPYPGRPTAVRGVTIFDGEGGRIDNGTVLLAGGKVEAVGGADTPVPEGADIVDGTGKYVTPGVIDIHSHLGDYPSPSVDAHSDGNEATSPTTPEVWSEHSVWPQDPGFSRALANGGVTSLQILPGSANLMGGRSITLKNVPSRTVQGMKFPGAPYGLKMACGENPKRVYGAKGRMPSTRMGNFAVNRATWQKAAAYKKKMDDGKVVDRDLAMETLAGVLAGEILVHNHCYRADEMALVIDMSKEFGYKVSTFHHAVEAYKIADILAKENICSAMWADWWGFKMEAYDSVNENIPLVYKAGACTIVHSDDANQIQRLNQEAAKALKAGRRMGMQISDEQAWTWLSWNPAKALGIGEKTGSLKPGKMADVVLWNGNPFSAYTRPEKVWIDGALMFDAMDPKRRPVSDFELGHPGEGDVK
- a CDS encoding peptide MFS transporter, coding for MKDMGLWDEGDWIAVIALVVLGVFLTIGALIAGSKKPEFAGHPKGLYMLFFAEMWERFSYYGMRALLIFYLTQHWLFSDGKSNLIYGAYTSLVYITPVLGGYLADRYLGQRKAVLFGGVLLALGHLFMAVEGDHGITDAAVKQSEGAINVFWLALALIIVGSGFLKANISVMVGQLYRLTDARRDAAYTIFYMGINVGAALGTILVGYLGQKIGWSYGFGLAGIGMVAGLIVFVLGKNVLLGAGEAPAPLARNKEISIYGIGIAAVAVMWALVQYQDVIQNILIVSGLALLGYVLYESFKLDKEPRERMFAILFLIALNPLFWGLFEQAGGSFNLYTDRFVDKGGVPASVFQSINPIYIILFAPVFAALWQWLGKRGLEPSAPAKFALALAQVGLGFLVFVWGANSVGPAVATPVFFVFMLYLLHTTGELCLSPVGLSAMNRLAPSFLASLIMGAWFYMTAVGNFVAGKIGEATGGESGNMTKEATLGIYWEIGLITIGVSVVVLALSPIVKKWMHLETLRDREIPGREELGEPQAAGTHPEPKGA
- a CDS encoding nitroreductase family protein, which encodes MFNDTSSLLAHLATRRSGKARDMVAPGPDAATLKDIIALALRTPDHGKLAPWRVVTVADDQRGAFATLLKNAWVAENPGAAGMDLSALDQFAHQAPTLLVLLSTPAQGVKIPLWEQQMSAGAVGMNLLHAAHAHGFVGSWLTGWAAYSPQVAQAFGARAGDTIVGYFFLGTAGGALSERPRPEYDDVVSAWDI
- a CDS encoding GntR family transcriptional regulator, which translates into the protein MLDQSKPVYQRLRDVIANAILDGSFRDGDMLPSVRSLAAEQGANPLTVAKAYQTFQDEGLVTVKRGVGMFVAQGATERLRTLMREDFLANVWPPVAEQMRRIGLDARTLLDLTEA
- a CDS encoding tetratricopeptide repeat protein; this encodes MRQGRFWTGTLLVAALLAGCGGPRPVDTRQALEQRRAELQDAVADNPEAIAERVELARIAFRLGDGVAAGAAVKAAIDAGGNEATLRPLLARAFAMQGDGMRALQTLDAGPIAPEAMGEAAWVAGNVHLDDGDLGAARDAYDRAVRELPRSSALWVDVARFRDANADTLGARDAIDYAIELDKANGAALAYKANLIRTEEGLTASLIWYDAALAADPDNAGALIDQAATLGDLGRYHDMLGALRHAATLTPGNPRIYYLQAVLAARGGNYRLARSLLQRTRGQMDEVPGFMLLSAIVELELGGEAVAATWADRLLSEQPDNMTARRILALSDWAGGDADGAAEALIPIVDRGDADSWSLLLAGRVAAELGRRGESADYLARAASLSRGDAAPFAVDNDYGFLSMAADAEPLNPARAIPAIGADIMAGQAGRAIERATRLRDANRGVADAHILLGDAAMAGGQFALAVQSYRAARDLDAGERTTLRLAHALFRAGDAAGSGAAILALRDSQPSSIAADRLAGHLAMDLEHWDQAIAHFERVRRRIGNRDVVVLRELSKAWSAKGDGAQATRLIARAYRLQPLNTEIMRLYADRLAEAGDAQGAADLRDKARQIGR